ACGCTCGATTGAAGAACTTGATGACAAGAAAAAGTTGCTTATAGAAAAATGGATTGAAAGTACGAATAAAGGGCTAGTTCCCATGCAAAGTCCCATAGGATATTGCGCCATGGGTATGGGCAGCGGTAGTTCAAGTGGGTCAGAAAGCCCACCGGAGCAGTCTACGCAGGGCGGTGTCTGGCTGTATGCAATGATAGATTTCCGCAAACAGCAGGCAAAACAACAAAAGGGGGCAACAGAATTTAGTGAAAATGTTGAAAAATCTATCGGGCAACTTCGTACGCTGAACGGAAATATACAATTAGCACAAGAAGATCTTGAAGCATTCAAGAAGAATGTCTTAAAATCAGCGGCCCTAAAATCTCCGGCTAATGCTCTTGGCCGGTTAGAAAAAAGTCACAGATGTCTTTCAATCTTGTATTTTGGCATTGCGGCATTGATAATTATTGCGTGGATTACTTTTATTGTCAGATGGTATTATCCCGACATTGTTGAGCCTGTCCTGAACAAGTTGCCAGATGCTCCGCTTGAAGCCGGACCCATGATACTTATAAGCTTAGTCTTTACAGGTATTGTTCTGACGTCAGTAATCATTTTTCTTAGACTTGCGGTGTCCCTAGTCAATTTCAGCATTGCCGCCGGTGAGCGAAAGGCAATGGCAACCGCCTACAGAGCTTTGCTTGTTCAAAATGCCATAACGGATGCCCAGCAAATGGTCTTTCTTCAAAGCATTGTTGGCGGCAAACCCACAGGTTTTGTTCAGACCAGTGACATCCGCCTACCAGCGGATGAGATATGCAAGATTATTCGGGCGGTACGTGATGTTGGAACAACTGGTATCACGCCCTCTGGGGCGTAAAGTGCATTACGTTGGCAGGGGCAACGGTGGGCGCTCTTTTTTATGCTCCGCAACCCCATGCCCCGGATTTCACTTTTCGCATAGCCAAAAACCTGTGTTGTGACAAAGTAGCTGTTGACTGTGGCTCCACTGACCGTGAGGGGCATGCTATGAAAAAATCCTGTGGTTTTTTGGTTTTGTTCATCCTGTTTGCATTTCAGGCAGATGCAAATGCAGCCAACATGGAAGATCGTGTTGCCGCGGCCGGAGCCGCCATGGCTCTTGATGCTGCTGGCAAGTCCGCTTTGACTCCCCCCCCGGCCGAAGCTGCTCCATCATGGGACGTAGCCAAGGCAAAATCTCTGCCATATGCCGTGTATGACGCCAAAAGGGACCACCGCGCCACAACGGGCCGCACCAAACTGAACCTGCGCATCATTCTGGCCAGCAAAAACGCCAAGGGGCAGATTATTCCGCTGGAAGACACGTCCACAGTTACCAAGGAACAGCTGGCAGCCACGGTTATTGCTGCTGCCAAATATTATGCCAAGGCGGCTGGCGTGCAGTTTGTGGGTGTGGCTCTGGATTCGCAGTTTGGCGCGGGCGTTGCGACTACGCAGCTTGCCGTTGCGGACTATGCGCCAGACGGCAAAGGCGTTTCCGGCAACGACAACTGGACATGGCAGCAGGTGAAGGCTGCGGAAAACGGCCTGACCAAACAGGAACTGACCATGCAGGAACTGTGGGGCAAGTGGCGCAGCCAGTATCAGACGCCGCAGGGCATAACTGACGAGGCTGCCTTGAGCGCCGCCATTGGCAGTAAATTAGGCATTGCCCCCAGTGAAGTTTCCACTGCCTATAAGCCGCTGTTTGATGTGCCGGAAAGCTTTGTGGACACCGTGCAGCCTGCGCCAGGGCTTACTCCCAAGCAAAAATAACCGCCGCTTCCCTATGCCATTTTGGCCAGCTCACTCTGGAGGTTCTCCACGCGTTCCCTTGCCCAATCGTCTGTCGGGTCAAGCTCCACAGCACGCGCAAATTTTTTCAGTGCATCGCGCAGTAATCCGCCTTTGGCCACGCCATCAGTCGTAAGGCCAGCAAGGTCTTTGAGCGCAGATCCCAAAAGAGAAAAGGAATGGCTGCGTGTCGAATCAAGCTGCACAACACGCTCGTATTTTTCTACCGCACTCTGCAGCAATTCCCGCTTGGTCTCCACATCAGGCGTCATCCTTGAAAGCTCTACAAGAGTTGCCCCAACATTGCTCCATGCAGCAGGCTCTGCCGGGTCAATAGATTTAGCCTGTTCGCATTTTTCAAGTGCATCACGGAGCAATTTTTCTTTCGCGGCGTTATCGGGCTCCAGTTTGGAAAGCCCTATAAGAGTCACCCCCCAAGTAGACCACGCCGAACTACATTCCTTGTCATTCTTCACAGCGCGTTTGATATTTTTTACTGCTTTACACAGTAATTCGTGTTTTGATGCCAATTCATGTTCAATATCTGAAAGGAACATAAGCGTTTCCGCGAGGGAAATCCAGATAGTCGTGTCAACAAGTTGAGGTTCTATTGAAGCATTAGAAAAGTTTTTCAGTGCTTCGTACAGCCGTTTGCACTTTTCAGAGTCGCTCTTTTCATAAAAAGCAAGTTGTTGTAAACAATAACCAGCATTCGCATAGGCGGTAATGGTTGTCGGATCAAGCTCAGCAGCGTACATACTTTTTTCCAGTGCGTCGTTCAGCAATTTAAACTGAAGCGCCGTATCATTTTCAAGCAAGGCAAGTGCCCTAAGAACAAGGCCAGTGTTACTCCATGCGACACTGTTTTTCGGGTCAAGCTCCACAGCTGTTTCGCATTTTTTCCGCGCATCATATAGCGATTTTCTTTTGGCCGCTGTACTCTCTTGACGCCTAGCAATCTCAATAAGACTGAAACCGGCACTACTCCAAACATTACTAGCTGTCGGATTAAGCGCAATAGCCTGCGTGTAATAATCCAGCGCACGCTGCAGTGATGGACCGGCCTTCACATCATCGGGCTCAATTTGAGCCAATTCAGTGAGGCAATATCCGGAATTTATCAAGCCTGAAAAGGAATCACCTTCACTGTATTGAATGTTACATTCAAAATTCTCCAATGCTAACAGTAGTATCTTTTTTCGTTCCGCATGACTTGATGAACATCTAGCATAAAAGGTTAGTACATTTCCATATGTATCAAAAAAGCTACTCTCAGTATTGTACTTGTCCTTAACTGCACGGCAGGTCAGCAAAGCCAACCGCGCTACAAAGCGCCGCTGCCTATACCCTAGCTGGAATTCAAGGTTGAACCAAAAGACAATTGCGGCCATTTCTGGGAAGTGCGCATTTTCACGCGTGGCAATGTCGGCAAGGCTCTCCATGGCTTTCCGCCGGAGGCGCTTGGCCTTCTGTGGATCGGCGCAGCAAAACGAAGCGCGAAATCGCGCCTCGGACAAAGGCCACTGAAAGTGCTTATGCCCCTGCAGATCAGGCATTGCGAGAACATGCTCAAAATAGTAGCAGGCCTCGATGAACAGGCGGTACTGGTCCGCAGGCAAAATGTCTTTGGTGCTCTTGCCCTGCTGCAATAAGCACCACCCCAGATAATACAGACTCACCGCATTATCAGGGGCGACCGCAAGATATTTTTGCCAAAAGAAGCAGGCCTCTTCCCAGTTTCCTTCCTCCATGGCCAGTCGGGCATGGCACGGAAACAGGTATATCCCAGCGACATTGCGAAGATCTTCAATTTTCATGGCAAGCGCGTCTTCAAGCGTGATGGGTTGTGCCGTTTTTAACTGAGGTAGTCGCGACTTGATCTGACAGTAGCCCTTGAAAGAGAAGGGACTCTCCGTTTTGATGGAAGTGTAAACGCACCATCAAACAGGGTACTATGCCCACGGAGAATCCCAATGGAAAGCTTCAATCAAAACGTCATCAAGCACAAGACCGGACTTCTGAATCTCGCCGCCGAACTCGGCAACATTTCCAAGGCCTGCCGCGTCATGGGCTTTTCGAGAGACACCTTTTACCGGTATCAAACAGCACGAGATGCCGGGGGCGTCGAGGCGCTGTTTGATGTCAGCAGGCGCAAACCCAATCTGAAAAATCGTGTTGAAGAAGCCACGGAAGTCGCCGTGACCACTTTTGCCATCGATTTTCCCGCCCACGGGCAAGTGCGGGCCAGTAACGAGTTGCGTAAACAAGGTGTATTTGTTTCTCCCTCCGGAGTGCGTTCCATCTGGATGCGGCACGGGCTGGCATCCATGAAACAGCGTTTACGCGCACTGGAAAAGAAGTCCGCCGAGGAAGGCCTTGTGCTGACGGAAGCTCAGGTGCAGGCCCTGGAGCGTAAAAAGCACGACGACGAAGCCTGTGGTGAAATCGAAACTCACCATCCCGGGTATCTCGGCAGCCAGGACACGTTTTACGTCGGGACCATCAAAGGCGTGGGGCGCATTTACCAACAAACCTTCGTGGATACATACTCCAAGTGGGCCGCAGCCAAGCTCTACACCACCAAGACGCCCATCACCGGAGCCGATTTGCTCAACGACCGAGTTCTGCCGTTCTTTTCCTCACAGGAAATGGGTCTTATCCGTATCCTGACGGACAGGGGCACGGAATACTGCGGCAAGGTTGAACAGCATGATTATGAACTATATCTTGGCGTGAACGGCATAGAGCATACCAAAACAAAGGCCAGGCATCCGCAGACAAACGGCATTTGCGAGCGCTTCCACAAAACGATCTTGCAGGAGTTTTATCAGGTTGCTTTTCGGCGTAAGCTGTATCACTCTCTGGACGAGTTGCAGGTAGACTTGGACGCCTGGATAGACAACTACAATTCAAAGCGAACTCATCAAGGGAAAATGTGTTGTGGCAGAACGCCTATGCAGACACTCCTTGACGGAAAACAACTTTGGATGGAAAAGGTCGGACAGCTCAACTAATCGGACAGAAAAATCCGTCAAAACGGAGAGGACTGTCAGATAAAGTCTAAACTACTACATTTTAACACATCAACAACTTTTTGAACCTCAGACACTTGCTGCAATAGGGGATTCCCGTCATCTATATTTGTCAGAAGCGCCGCGAGGCGCCTGTTATTGCTTTCAATGTTATCCTGTTCCAGCAACACCGAAAGCCGCTCATTATTGTTCGTTATCTTCTGATACGTTCTTTCAAGCGCTTGGTGCGTTTTTTGGAAATCATTAAATTTTCTGCTCACTTCATCCTTTTCTTCTTTTGCTTCCTTTTTAATTTTATCAATTCTTCTTTTTGCATCTTTCAGATACCCAAACACCAACAAAAGAGTGGTCAATAAAAGACCGACAAATTGTCCAGCCCATTTGGGCAGCCCAAACTTTGAGACCTGATTTGAAAAGCCTGACAGCAGCGTTGTGTCTTCCTCAATATTTGCAGTTCTATGCTCCAGTCTATCAAGCTGCTTTTTTTGTTCAGCAGAAGTTTCCTCTATCTGTTTGAGGCGATATTCCACAACATCTGCAGCAGCTAGAGG
This DNA window, taken from Desulfovibrio sp. 86, encodes the following:
- a CDS encoding IS481 family transposase, which codes for MESFNQNVIKHKTGLLNLAAELGNISKACRVMGFSRDTFYRYQTARDAGGVEALFDVSRRKPNLKNRVEEATEVAVTTFAIDFPAHGQVRASNELRKQGVFVSPSGVRSIWMRHGLASMKQRLRALEKKSAEEGLVLTEAQVQALERKKHDDEACGEIETHHPGYLGSQDTFYVGTIKGVGRIYQQTFVDTYSKWAAAKLYTTKTPITGADLLNDRVLPFFSSQEMGLIRILTDRGTEYCGKVEQHDYELYLGVNGIEHTKTKARHPQTNGICERFHKTILQEFYQVAFRRKLYHSLDELQVDLDAWIDNYNSKRTHQGKMCCGRTPMQTLLDGKQLWMEKVGQLN
- a CDS encoding tetratricopeptide repeat protein — encoded protein: MKIEDLRNVAGIYLFPCHARLAMEEGNWEEACFFWQKYLAVAPDNAVSLYYLGWCLLQQGKSTKDILPADQYRLFIEACYYFEHVLAMPDLQGHKHFQWPLSEARFRASFCCADPQKAKRLRRKAMESLADIATRENAHFPEMAAIVFWFNLEFQLGYRQRRFVARLALLTCRAVKDKYNTESSFFDTYGNVLTFYARCSSSHAERKKILLLALENFECNIQYSEGDSFSGLINSGYCLTELAQIEPDDVKAGPSLQRALDYYTQAIALNPTASNVWSSAGFSLIEIARRQESTAAKRKSLYDARKKCETAVELDPKNSVAWSNTGLVLRALALLENDTALQFKLLNDALEKSMYAAELDPTTITAYANAGYCLQQLAFYEKSDSEKCKRLYEALKNFSNASIEPQLVDTTIWISLAETLMFLSDIEHELASKHELLCKAVKNIKRAVKNDKECSSAWSTWGVTLIGLSKLEPDNAAKEKLLRDALEKCEQAKSIDPAEPAAWSNVGATLVELSRMTPDVETKRELLQSAVEKYERVVQLDSTRSHSFSLLGSALKDLAGLTTDGVAKGGLLRDALKKFARAVELDPTDDWARERVENLQSELAKMA
- a CDS encoding DUF4875 domain-containing protein, whose amino-acid sequence is MEDRVAAAGAAMALDAAGKSALTPPPAEAAPSWDVAKAKSLPYAVYDAKRDHRATTGRTKLNLRIILASKNAKGQIIPLEDTSTVTKEQLAATVIAAAKYYAKAAGVQFVGVALDSQFGAGVATTQLAVADYAPDGKGVSGNDNWTWQQVKAAENGLTKQELTMQELWGKWRSQYQTPQGITDEAALSAAIGSKLGIAPSEVSTAYKPLFDVPESFVDTVQPAPGLTPKQK